The DNA sequence TGCCAATATGATTACACCTGATGATGTTAAACATTCATATGACTTAGTGATTATCTTAACAAAAGCGATGCATTCAATTGAAATGTTAACGCAATTAAAAGACAAAGGTGCCATTACAAAAGATACAGCAGTCTTAACAATGATGAACGGTTTAGGACATGACGAACGCTTTTCAAAAGTAGTACCGCCAGAACAAATCTACCTTGCAGTAACAATGTGGACTGCCGGATTAAGAGGACCGGGCCAATTGTTATTAGAAGGTACAGGTACAATTGATTTCCAACGTATCGACGGCAAAGAAAGCGAACGTACACATGAAATCAATAAAGTCTTTGAAGATGCAGGTTTGAATCCTAAAGTCAGTCAGCAAGTGATGCAGTCAGTATGGTATAAAGCAGCATTGAACTGTGTATTGAATCCGCTTTGCACGATTTTAGATAAAAATCTGATCGAGTTTGCGCAATACAAAGCATCAAGAGAAATGGTTCAACTAGTTGTAAGTGAAATTGTTGCGGTCGCAAAAGCCAAAGGTATTGAACTTGATAACGATACGATTATCCATAAAATCGAAGGTGCGTATCCAGCTGATAAACAAGGTTTGCATCATCCGTCAATGCACCAAGATTTATACAGCGGCCGTCTTACAGAGGTAGATTACCTTAACGGTCAAATCGAAGCTTATGGCGAACAAGTCGGTATTCCGACACCAACAAATGCGATGTTGAAACATCTTGTGCATCAATTAGAATTAACACATGTTAAATAATCTGATCGACACTTTTAAACTCTGCTGTTGCGGCAGAGTTTTTTCGTTGTATTTCAGTTTGTAAGCACTTTATATGACGAACATATTTAGTTATGTGATAATTAAAATACAACGAAAAACGAATTACCCACGGTTTTAACAAGGTGAATGTCTTATTTCTATCGCCTTGAGCTATAAATCAATCAACTTTATGAGGAGGATTTCAATCATGAGTGTAAATGTTAGAGATTATATCCAAGACAGTTATGATTTATTTATTAATGGTGATTTTGTACCAAGTGATTCAGGAAGTACAATTGAAGTATCCAATCCA is a window from the Staphylococcus sp. IVB6181 genome containing:
- a CDS encoding ketopantoate reductase family protein, whose product is MKIAVAGAGAMGGRVGTQIQQAGYDVTFIDDWKPHVEAVQKNGFEIQTETDTYTVDANMITPDDVKHSYDLVIILTKAMHSIEMLTQLKDKGAITKDTAVLTMMNGLGHDERFSKVVPPEQIYLAVTMWTAGLRGPGQLLLEGTGTIDFQRIDGKESERTHEINKVFEDAGLNPKVSQQVMQSVWYKAALNCVLNPLCTILDKNLIEFAQYKASREMVQLVVSEIVAVAKAKGIELDNDTIIHKIEGAYPADKQGLHHPSMHQDLYSGRLTEVDYLNGQIEAYGEQVGIPTPTNAMLKHLVHQLELTHVK